A single Stutzerimonas stutzeri DNA region contains:
- a CDS encoding ABC transporter permease: protein MLLSLEPRGQQSRPMLWLSPLLAALLTLISGALLFAALGHPPLETLRVLLIDPVSDLYGVSELLVKALPILLCALGLAVVYNARIWNIGAEGQLLIGALAGSALAVHIIEWDSRWALLLTLAVGTLGGAAWAGLCAWLRTQFNANEILTSIMLNYIALNLLLFAVHGPLKDPEGFNFPESAMFGDATRLPPLFEDLRVHAGFYFALLALVVVWVLLQKSFLGFQIKVLGLDKRAAGFVGFREKHLVWIALLISGALAGLAGVAEVTGPIGQLVPQVSPGYGYAAITVAFLGRLNPLGIVFASLLMALLYLGGENAQMAANLPQSITQLFQGMVLFFLLACDVLILYRPRLAWSWKRNAGILKPATHS, encoded by the coding sequence ATGCTGCTATCCCTGGAACCGCGCGGCCAGCAGTCGCGCCCGATGCTCTGGCTCTCGCCGCTGCTCGCCGCCCTTCTGACGCTGATCAGCGGCGCATTGCTGTTCGCCGCGCTGGGCCATCCGCCGCTGGAGACCCTTCGCGTGCTGCTGATCGATCCGGTCAGCGACCTCTACGGCGTCTCCGAACTGCTGGTCAAGGCGCTGCCGATCCTGCTCTGCGCACTGGGCCTGGCGGTCGTCTACAACGCGCGCATCTGGAACATCGGCGCCGAAGGCCAATTGCTCATCGGCGCGCTGGCCGGCAGCGCACTGGCGGTGCACATCATCGAGTGGGACTCGCGCTGGGCGCTGTTGCTCACGCTGGCGGTCGGCACGCTCGGCGGAGCGGCCTGGGCCGGGCTCTGCGCCTGGTTGCGTACGCAGTTCAACGCCAACGAGATTCTCACCAGCATCATGCTCAACTACATTGCATTGAACCTGCTGCTGTTTGCCGTACATGGGCCGCTGAAGGACCCGGAGGGTTTCAATTTCCCTGAATCGGCGATGTTCGGCGACGCCACGCGGCTGCCGCCGCTGTTCGAAGACCTGCGCGTGCACGCCGGTTTCTACTTCGCGCTGCTGGCGCTGGTAGTGGTCTGGGTGCTGCTGCAAAAGAGTTTTCTCGGCTTCCAGATCAAGGTGCTCGGACTCGACAAGCGCGCCGCCGGCTTCGTCGGCTTCCGTGAAAAGCATCTGGTCTGGATCGCCCTGCTGATCAGCGGCGCGCTGGCCGGACTGGCCGGAGTCGCCGAAGTCACCGGCCCCATCGGGCAACTGGTACCACAGGTGTCGCCCGGTTACGGCTATGCGGCCATTACCGTGGCATTTCTCGGTCGGCTCAATCCGCTCGGCATCGTCTTCGCCAGTCTGTTGATGGCGCTGCTCTACCTCGGCGGTGAAAACGCTCAGATGGCGGCCAACCTGCCGCAATCGATCACCCAGTTGTTCCAGGGCATGGTGCTGTTCTTCCTGCTCGCATGCGACGTGCTGATTCTGTATCGGCCGCGCCTGGCCTGGAGCTGGAAGCGCAATGCCGGAATCCTGAAGCCCGCCACTCATTCCTGA
- a CDS encoding nucleoside 2-deoxyribosyltransferase: MNSRIYLAGPGVFRPDALEHGAWLKSLCATFGFIGLYPLDKQVPTHVTAAREQAAWIYRANLDLLEQADAVLADLNFFRGGEPDSGTSFEVGYAVARGKPVIGYLDGEGSYAERLRRQHPHLCGQPGFDCDGLQLEAFDLPLNLMLGVPVMLVNGGPREALQRLADELARRR, translated from the coding sequence ATGAACTCACGTATCTACCTCGCCGGTCCCGGCGTGTTTCGACCCGATGCGCTCGAGCACGGCGCGTGGCTCAAGTCGCTTTGTGCCACGTTCGGTTTCATCGGCCTGTACCCGCTGGACAAGCAGGTACCGACGCACGTCACCGCCGCTCGCGAACAGGCGGCCTGGATCTATCGTGCCAACCTCGACCTGCTGGAGCAGGCCGATGCGGTGCTGGCCGATCTGAACTTCTTTCGCGGCGGCGAGCCGGACAGCGGCACCAGTTTCGAGGTCGGCTACGCAGTGGCACGCGGCAAGCCGGTAATCGGCTACCTGGACGGGGAGGGCAGCTACGCCGAGCGCTTGCGCCGTCAACATCCGCACCTGTGCGGGCAGCCGGGATTCGACTGCGACGGTCTACAGCTGGAGGCGTTCGATCTACCGCTGAACCTGATGCTGGGCGTGCCGGTGATGCTGGTCAATGGCGGTCCGCGCGAGGCTTTGCAACGCCTCGCGGATGAACTCGCGAGACGTCGCTAG
- a CDS encoding BMP family ABC transporter substrate-binding protein, which produces MHKTIRKSLLRGLAAAVGFSATLTAVAADPLKVGFVYVGPIGDHGWTYQHEMGRQYLEKQLGDQVETTFVENVAEGADAERVIRNMAKGGYDLIFTTSFGYMNPTLKVAKQFPKVTFEHATGYKQDKNLGTYLSRSYEGRYVGGFLAAKMTKSKKVGYIASFPIPEVIRDINAIQLALNTYNPGTEIKVVWVNSWFDPGKEADAANALIDQGVDVVFQHTDSPAPIQAAERRGVYSVGYASNMAHFGPKAVLTSIVNDWGPHYAQSAQAVIDGSWKPQDFWGGLAENTISLPISDLVPADVKSEAEHIIARIRSGEFHPFTGPIKDQAGTVRIAEGATASNGELASMDYYVEGITAELPK; this is translated from the coding sequence ATGCACAAAACAATCAGGAAATCCTTGCTTCGCGGTCTCGCCGCGGCAGTCGGTTTCAGCGCTACGCTTACCGCCGTTGCAGCCGACCCATTGAAGGTCGGCTTCGTTTACGTGGGCCCGATCGGCGACCATGGTTGGACTTACCAGCACGAGATGGGCCGTCAGTATCTGGAAAAACAACTCGGCGATCAGGTCGAAACCACCTTTGTCGAGAACGTTGCCGAGGGTGCCGACGCCGAGCGGGTGATTCGCAACATGGCCAAGGGCGGCTATGACCTCATCTTCACCACCTCCTTCGGTTATATGAACCCGACGCTGAAAGTGGCGAAACAATTCCCCAAGGTTACCTTCGAGCATGCCACCGGCTACAAGCAGGACAAGAACCTCGGGACCTACCTCTCGCGTTCCTATGAGGGTCGCTACGTCGGTGGCTTCCTCGCGGCGAAGATGACCAAAAGCAAGAAGGTCGGCTACATCGCCTCGTTCCCGATTCCAGAAGTGATCCGGGACATCAACGCCATCCAGCTGGCGCTGAACACCTACAACCCCGGCACCGAGATCAAGGTGGTGTGGGTGAATTCCTGGTTCGATCCGGGCAAGGAAGCCGACGCCGCCAACGCGCTGATCGATCAGGGTGTGGACGTGGTCTTCCAGCACACCGACAGTCCCGCGCCGATCCAGGCCGCCGAACGTCGTGGCGTCTATTCCGTCGGCTACGCCTCGAACATGGCCCACTTCGGACCGAAGGCGGTGTTGACCTCCATCGTCAACGACTGGGGCCCACACTATGCCCAGTCGGCACAAGCGGTGATCGACGGTAGCTGGAAGCCGCAGGATTTCTGGGGCGGACTGGCCGAAAACACCATCAGCCTGCCGATCAGCGATCTGGTGCCGGCGGACGTAAAGAGCGAGGCTGAACACATCATCGCGCGCATCCGCAGCGGTGAATTCCATCCCTTCACCGGCCCGATCAAGGACCAGGCCGGCACGGTGCGTATCGCTGAGGGCGCAACCGCCAGCAACGGCGAGCTGGCCTCGATGGATTACTACGTAGAAGGCATCACCGCCGAACTGCCCAAATAG
- a CDS encoding isopenicillin N synthase family dioxygenase — protein MNQLPIIDIAPLYAEDPRGRSEVARQIDAACRDWGFFYIRNHPISVARIQQLKEAAERLFALPTEQKLQIDITRSRHHRGYGAIATEQLDPGKPSDLKETFDMGFHMPADHPDVLAGKPLRGPNRHPDLPGWEPLLQQHYEDMHALACTLLRAIAQALGVEESFFDERFAEPISVLRMIHYPPRQTATAPEQQGAGAHTDYGCITLLYQDQAGGLQVQNVRGEWIDAPPIEGTYVVNIGDMMARWSNDRYKSTPHRVISPLGVDRYSMPFFAEPNPDTVISCLPGCQGPDNPARYPDTTCSAYMLSRFAETYAYRRELERCEPNA, from the coding sequence ATGAATCAACTACCCATCATTGATATCGCTCCGCTTTACGCCGAAGACCCTCGGGGCCGGAGCGAGGTCGCACGGCAGATCGACGCGGCCTGTCGCGACTGGGGATTTTTCTATATCCGCAACCATCCCATCAGCGTCGCGCGCATCCAGCAGCTGAAGGAGGCCGCCGAACGCCTGTTCGCCCTGCCCACCGAGCAGAAGCTCCAGATCGACATTACCCGCAGCAGACATCACCGCGGCTATGGTGCGATTGCCACCGAGCAGCTCGACCCCGGCAAGCCGAGCGATCTGAAGGAAACCTTCGACATGGGGTTTCACATGCCCGCCGATCACCCGGACGTGCTTGCCGGCAAGCCACTGCGTGGGCCGAACAGGCACCCTGATCTGCCGGGCTGGGAGCCGCTGCTGCAACAGCATTACGAGGACATGCATGCCCTGGCCTGCACCTTGCTGCGTGCCATAGCCCAAGCGCTGGGCGTGGAAGAGTCGTTCTTCGACGAGCGCTTTGCCGAGCCCATCAGCGTGTTGCGCATGATCCACTATCCGCCCCGGCAGACCGCAACCGCGCCGGAGCAACAAGGCGCGGGCGCGCATACCGACTACGGCTGCATCACCCTGCTCTACCAGGACCAGGCCGGCGGCCTGCAGGTGCAGAACGTGCGTGGCGAATGGATCGATGCGCCGCCGATCGAAGGCACCTACGTGGTCAATATCGGCGACATGATGGCGCGCTGGAGCAACGACCGGTACAAGTCAACGCCGCACCGGGTGATCAGCCCACTGGGCGTCGACCGCTACTCCATGCCGTTCTTCGCCGAGCCGAACCCTGACACCGTCATCAGTTGCCTGCCGGGCTGCCAGGGTCCGGATAACCCGGCCAGGTATCCGGACACGACCTGCAGCGCCTATATGCTTTCGCGCTTCGCCGAAACCTATGCCTATCGCCGAGAACTCGAGCGCTGCGAGCCGAACGCTTGA
- a CDS encoding penicillin acylase family protein, with protein MSLRLPSVLVRLALGVALAGGGLVGCQAYLDSRYSDSLPPAQGVQAVTGLDKSVSIRRNSLGTPLIETATFHDALFGLGYVHATDRLSQMVSLRLMAQGRLAEMAGPGVLEIDRFMRAVNLRHSAAVLYQESSPRMKRFFEVYARGVNAYLFRHRDRLPMDLAATGHNPEYWKAEDSVLVFCLLNFGLAVNLQEEIASLVMAQKVGSDKLAWLLPTYPDEPLPFAEADKLKGLKLDGEIAGLAALDNAASQVASLNMLGVAASNNWAISGSNTRSGKPLMANDTHLPLSMPSYWNFVQIRSPKFQAAGVTLAGVPAVVAGFNGKLGWGMTMVMGDTQDLFLEQVRREGGRLLYLADGTWTPARERHETFFIKGERPIRETVYETRNGPLLNSVLGERKHPLQPLQLSSGYGLALKTTAFEADRTLDAFFDLTRAQSVDQAFEATRDIRAAALNVLFADEQGTGWQVTGRYPNRREGLGLIPSPGWAGQYDWDGFADPMLHPYDQDPARGWLATANQRTVPRGYGMQLSNSWYYPERAERIDELLAKGKHDSRSVIAMQYDQTTTFAAKLQAMFQAPGMAGPLSAAVDALAEPDRGRAREALSRLTRFDGKLSADSADAALYESFLMESARQIFLDELGPETSPAWKALVETANTSYSAQADHLLGRDDSPFWNDVSTPQQEDKPTILARSLAAAVSRMEAAQGSDRSAWRWGRLHTYTWQTGTTQLAPYMPASQRGGINAIRDYLDRGPFEAGGDHSTLNVSAYRWGENFDTWLVPAMRIIVDFGRDEPMIGLNSSGQSGNPASPHYADGIEAWLKGSYMSFPFKSENLDKVYGTQRLLLTPAPR; from the coding sequence ATGTCCCTGCGTCTGCCGTCTGTTCTGGTCCGTCTGGCCCTTGGTGTTGCATTGGCAGGCGGTGGGCTAGTGGGGTGTCAGGCCTATCTGGACAGCCGTTACAGCGACAGCCTGCCGCCCGCGCAAGGCGTTCAGGCGGTCACCGGCCTGGACAAGAGCGTAAGCATTCGACGCAACAGCCTGGGGACGCCCCTGATCGAGACGGCGACCTTTCACGATGCGCTGTTCGGTCTCGGATATGTACATGCAACCGATCGTCTGAGCCAGATGGTCAGCCTGCGGCTCATGGCGCAAGGGCGTCTGGCTGAGATGGCGGGTCCGGGTGTGCTGGAAATAGATCGGTTCATGCGCGCCGTCAATCTCCGGCACAGCGCCGCCGTGCTGTACCAGGAAAGCTCGCCGCGCATGAAGCGCTTTTTCGAGGTCTACGCCCGGGGCGTCAACGCTTACCTGTTCCGCCATCGCGACCGATTGCCAATGGATTTGGCCGCCACGGGTCACAACCCGGAGTATTGGAAGGCTGAAGACTCGGTACTGGTGTTCTGCCTGTTGAACTTCGGGCTGGCGGTCAATCTGCAGGAAGAAATCGCCTCGCTGGTGATGGCGCAGAAGGTCGGCAGCGACAAGCTCGCCTGGCTGTTGCCAACCTATCCTGATGAGCCGCTGCCTTTTGCCGAAGCCGACAAGCTCAAAGGTTTGAAGCTCGACGGCGAGATAGCCGGGCTTGCCGCACTCGACAACGCGGCCTCGCAGGTCGCTTCGCTGAATATGCTGGGTGTAGCCGCTTCGAATAACTGGGCGATATCCGGCAGCAACACCCGCAGCGGCAAGCCTCTGATGGCCAACGACACGCACCTTCCATTGTCGATGCCCTCGTACTGGAACTTCGTGCAGATTCGCTCGCCGAAATTCCAGGCCGCCGGGGTCACCCTCGCAGGCGTGCCCGCAGTGGTCGCCGGTTTCAACGGCAAGCTGGGCTGGGGCATGACCATGGTCATGGGCGATACCCAGGACCTGTTCCTGGAGCAGGTGCGCCGCGAAGGCGGACGTTTGCTGTATCTCGCCGATGGCACTTGGACGCCGGCGCGCGAGCGGCATGAGACGTTCTTCATCAAGGGCGAGCGCCCGATCCGCGAAACCGTCTATGAAACGCGCAACGGACCACTGCTCAACAGCGTGCTGGGTGAGCGCAAGCATCCGTTGCAGCCGCTGCAACTGAGCAGCGGTTATGGCCTGGCACTGAAGACCACGGCGTTCGAAGCTGACCGGACGCTGGATGCGTTTTTCGACCTGACCCGGGCCCAATCGGTGGATCAGGCGTTCGAGGCGACGCGCGACATCCGCGCCGCGGCGCTCAATGTCCTGTTTGCCGACGAGCAGGGTACGGGCTGGCAGGTGACCGGGCGTTACCCGAACCGTCGCGAGGGTTTAGGCCTGATACCGTCTCCCGGTTGGGCGGGGCAGTACGACTGGGATGGGTTCGCCGATCCCATGCTGCATCCTTACGACCAGGACCCGGCGCGGGGCTGGCTGGCCACGGCCAATCAGCGCACCGTGCCCAGGGGCTACGGTATGCAGCTGTCCAATTCCTGGTATTACCCGGAGCGAGCCGAGCGTATCGACGAACTGCTTGCGAAGGGCAAGCACGACAGCCGCAGCGTGATTGCGATGCAATACGACCAGACGACGACTTTCGCCGCCAAGCTGCAGGCAATGTTCCAGGCGCCAGGGATGGCCGGGCCGCTGAGCGCGGCGGTCGACGCGCTGGCAGAACCTGACCGGGGCCGGGCACGCGAGGCGTTGTCGCGGCTGACCCGCTTCGATGGCAAGCTCAGCGCAGACTCCGCCGATGCCGCGCTGTACGAAAGCTTCCTGATGGAGTCAGCGCGACAGATCTTCCTCGACGAGCTCGGGCCGGAAACCAGCCCTGCATGGAAGGCGCTGGTCGAAACCGCCAACACGTCCTATTCCGCGCAGGCGGATCATCTGCTGGGGCGCGACGACAGCCCGTTCTGGAACGACGTGAGTACGCCCCAGCAGGAGGACAAGCCGACGATACTTGCGCGCTCGCTCGCAGCGGCGGTCAGCCGCATGGAGGCCGCTCAAGGCTCTGATCGAAGCGCCTGGCGGTGGGGGCGGTTGCATACCTATACATGGCAGACGGGTACGACGCAGCTCGCACCCTACATGCCGGCCAGCCAGCGAGGCGGCATCAATGCCATCAGGGATTACCTGGATCGTGGTCCGTTCGAAGCCGGGGGCGACCACAGCACGCTGAATGTGTCGGCCTATCGCTGGGGTGAAAATTTCGATACGTGGCTGGTCCCGGCCATGCGCATCATCGTCGACTTCGGGCGTGACGAGCCGATGATCGGCCTCAACAGTTCGGGTCAGTCGGGCAACCCGGCCAGCCCGCACTACGCCGATGGTATCGAAGCCTGGTTGAAGGGCAGTTACATGAGCTTCCCATTCAAGTCCGAGAACCTGGACAAGGTCTACGGAACCCAGCGTCTGCTGCTGACTCCGGCGCCCCGCTAG
- a CDS encoding ABC transporter permease, which produces MDIDLLSNIFYAMIRTGTPLLLVALGELVCEKTGVLNLGQEGMMLFGAVAGFIAAYATGNLWLGVLFACLGGMLLSQLFALVALGFNANQVATGLALTIFGVGLSSFIGAGWVGKPLAGFEPIAIPLLSEIPLIGRMLFAQDLLIYLSFALFALVAWGLSKSRIGLIIQAVGENPNAASAMGLPVLRVRTLAVLFGGAMAGLAGGYLSLAYTPMWAENMTAGRGWIALALVVFASWRVGRVLLGAYLFGLASILHLVAQGIGLSIPGNLLAMLPYVATIIVLVLLSRDAIRTRLYAPVSLGQPWKAGH; this is translated from the coding sequence ATGGATATCGATCTACTGAGCAACATTTTCTACGCCATGATCCGCACCGGCACACCGCTGCTGCTGGTGGCGCTCGGCGAGCTGGTCTGCGAAAAGACCGGCGTGCTCAATCTCGGTCAGGAAGGCATGATGCTGTTCGGCGCGGTGGCCGGTTTCATTGCCGCCTACGCCACCGGAAACCTCTGGCTCGGCGTGCTGTTCGCCTGCCTCGGCGGGATGCTGCTGTCGCAGCTTTTCGCGCTGGTAGCGCTGGGATTCAATGCCAATCAGGTCGCGACCGGACTGGCGCTGACCATCTTTGGCGTGGGCCTGTCGTCGTTTATCGGGGCCGGCTGGGTGGGCAAGCCGTTGGCGGGCTTCGAGCCGATTGCGATTCCACTGCTCAGCGAAATCCCACTGATCGGTCGCATGCTGTTCGCCCAGGATTTGCTGATCTATCTGTCCTTTGCGCTGTTCGCCCTGGTCGCCTGGGGACTGTCGAAGAGTCGCATCGGCCTGATCATCCAGGCGGTCGGCGAAAACCCCAATGCCGCCAGTGCCATGGGCCTGCCGGTGCTGCGGGTACGGACGCTGGCGGTACTCTTCGGCGGCGCCATGGCCGGGTTGGCGGGCGGCTACCTGTCGCTCGCCTACACGCCGATGTGGGCGGAAAACATGACCGCAGGACGGGGCTGGATCGCTCTGGCGCTGGTGGTTTTCGCCAGTTGGCGGGTGGGCCGTGTGCTGCTCGGCGCCTATCTGTTCGGCCTGGCCAGCATCCTGCATCTGGTCGCCCAGGGCATCGGGCTGTCGATTCCGGGCAACCTGCTGGCGATGCTGCCGTACGTCGCGACCATCATCGTTCTCGTGCTGCTTTCGCGTGATGCGATCCGTACCCGGCTGTACGCACCGGTATCACTTGGCCAGCCGTGGAAAGCGGGCCACTGA
- the tsaA gene encoding tRNA (N6-threonylcarbamoyladenosine(37)-N6)-methyltransferase TrmO: MTYSVSPIGFVRSCFKEKFAIPRQPQLAPAARGILELIPPYDQAHALEGLEQVSHVWLLFLFHQSLETEPRLRVRPPRLGGNRMAGVFATRSTHRPNGIGQSVVRLERIEPGRLHLAGIDLLDGTPVLDVKPYVPYADAVTEARNGLASDPPPVIDVHWTEASLQQARREALRLGEPLQELIEQCLAQDPRPAYQTPTAERRYGTRLWDVEVRWHYPDPSTITVLEVLREPR, translated from the coding sequence ATGACCTACTCCGTATCGCCCATCGGCTTCGTCCGTTCCTGCTTCAAGGAAAAATTCGCCATTCCGCGACAACCGCAGTTGGCGCCCGCGGCGCGCGGCATCCTGGAGCTGATCCCGCCCTACGATCAGGCCCATGCCCTCGAAGGGCTTGAGCAGGTCAGTCACGTCTGGCTGCTGTTCCTCTTTCACCAGTCGCTGGAAACCGAGCCCCGCCTGCGGGTACGTCCACCGCGCCTCGGCGGGAACCGCATGGCTGGGGTGTTCGCCACGCGTTCGACGCATCGACCCAACGGTATTGGCCAATCGGTGGTGCGGCTCGAACGGATCGAGCCTGGGCGGTTGCACCTGGCAGGCATCGACTTGCTCGATGGCACGCCCGTATTGGACGTCAAGCCTTACGTTCCGTACGCCGATGCCGTCACCGAAGCGCGCAATGGCCTGGCCAGCGACCCGCCGCCGGTCATCGACGTGCACTGGACCGAAGCCAGTCTGCAGCAGGCTCGTCGCGAAGCGCTGCGACTAGGCGAACCGCTTCAGGAGCTGATCGAGCAATGCCTGGCGCAAGACCCCCGGCCGGCCTATCAGACGCCGACAGCGGAGCGCCGCTACGGCACCCGTCTATGGGATGTCGAGGTGCGCTGGCACTATCCGGACCCGTCCACCATCACCGTCCTGGAAGTGCTGCGGGAACCGCGCTAG